The genomic region CTGCTTTTCTAATCATCCCGGCTCTAAGCATCAATTTGTGACTTATTACCTCAGCATCAGCCGGAACCTCTCTTAAGGTCGGGGCATATAATTTACTAGCTCTCATCTTTTAACTACTCCTCGTTTACTATTTTATTAATTTCTTTAAATAATTCCGCAACTAGTTGCTCTTCACTGACTGTCCGCACTATTTCACCATGTCTAAAGACTAAGCCTTGACCTTTGCCACCAGCAATTCCAACATCAGCACTTTTTGCTTCGCCAGGTCCATTTACCACGCACCCCATTACTGCAACTTTTATCGGTTTTTTAATATTAGCTAATAAAGTTTCAACCTCATTAGCTATTTTAGCCAAATCAATATTACAACGACCACAAGTTGGACAAGAAATCATCACCGGACCATATTCACGCAGATCCAAAGCTTTTAAAATTTCATTTGCTACTTTAACTTCTTCGACCGGATCACCTGTCAAGGAAATCCTAAATGTATCGCCAATGCCTTGGGCTAGCAACGCACCAATTCCTACTGCTGATTTAATAATCCCCGACTTAATTGTGCCAGCTTCTGTTATCCCTAAATGTAGCGGATAATTAACAGTATCGGCCATCAATTTGTAAGCAGCAATTGTTAATGGCACATCATGGGCTTTTAAAGATATTTTAATATTATCAAAATTATTTTCCTCTAAAATTCTGATATGTTCAAGAGCACTTTCCACCATTCCTTCAGCTGTAATACCACCATATTTTAGTAATATTTTTTGATCTAAAGACCCAGCATTAACGCCAATTCTAATCGGAACATTTCGTTCTTTAGCGGCAGTAACAACTGCTTTGACATATTCCTTTTTACCGATATTACCTGGATTGAGCCTTAAGCCATCCACCCCTGCTTCCAAAGCTTTTAGAGCTAAGCGATAATCGAAATGAATATCAGCAATAAGCGGAAGTGAGATTTGTTTTTTTATTGCTACCAGAGCCTCAGCATCCTCCATTTTTGGTACAGCCACTCTCACAATATCACAGCCCGCTTCTGCTAAAGCTGCTATTTGTTTTACAGTACTATTTATATCATAAGTTTTAGTATTAGTCATTGATTGAACAACAATCGGATTATTTCCCCCAATTTTTACCGAGCCAACATTAATAACTTTTGTATTTTTACGCATAACAACCTCTTATAAATTTTTAATATCATTGAATGTTGTAAATATCATTAGCGATATAATCAGTAAAAACCCAGCCATTTGGATATAGTAAATCGTCTTCTTGCTCAAAGGTTTTCTTCTAATACCTTCTACTAATAACGTTACAATATGTCCGCCATCCAAAGCTGGTAGTGGTAACAAGTTTATTATTCCTAAATTTATGCTTAAAAAAGAAGCAAACTGCAATAATGGAACTAGTCCTAACTTAGCTACTTCTCCCGTCATTTTTGCAACACCAATCGGACCGGAGACGTCAGCTGAAGCCTTCCCGGTAAACATTTGAAGTAACCCCTCTGTCATCGCTCCTATAATATATGCGGTATGTTTAACCGCCATAGTAGCTGATTCAGGTACTCCAGGATAATATTTGTTTAAGCCTGCCGTAACACCAATTATTCCATGATTACTTTTGGAATCTAGTTCTGGAATTAAACTAGCGTTATTCAGTTGACCACCACGCTCATATTCAACTTTTAAAATTTTTCCTGAATTAACTTGAATTACTTCCACAAAGTTTTTCCAAGATTTAATTTCTTCATTATTAATTTTCATGATTTTATCGCCAGGTTGTAACCCCGCCATTGCTGCCGGTTTATCTGGCATAATATTACCTAATATCGGATCTGTAGAAGGCGTATCCACTCCAGCTGTCATAAAAATCATAAAGAAAAGGATAACCGGTAAAATAAAGTTCATCACCGACCCAGCACTAATCACAATTAACCTAGCCCAAATCGGCTTGTTACTATAACCTCTATCACCAGCCTCTTCTTCTGGATCCATCCCAGCAATTTTATTATAACCACCAAGCGGAATGATTCTTAATGAGTAAGTAGTTTCACCATATTTATAACTAAATATTTTCGGTCCAAAGCCAATCGCAAATTCATCAACTCTCATCCCCACCAATTTAGCCGTTGTAAAATGACCTAGTTCATGAAACAAGACCAGCAGACCAAAAACAAATATCGTTGCAATTATCGTAATAATATTAATACCCCCTCTATTTATTTAAATTATCAATTATTTCTTCTGCACAAACTCTTGTTGAAGCATCAATTTGATATAAATCATCTAATTCATACTTTTCAAGAATATTATGTTTATCCATTGAAGCCTTAATAACCTTCGGAATATCTAAAAATGTAATTTTTCTATTCAAGAAGGCATTGACAGCAACCTCATTGGCCGCATTAAATACGCACGGCATAGTTTTACCAGTACTACCGGCTTGATAAGCCAGCGCCAACGCTTGAAACGTATCTATATCAGGTTGTTCAAAAGTCAACAGCTTACATTGAGTAAAACTAAATTTAGGAAAGTCAGCTTGTTCCCGCTGTGGATATGTCAAGGCATATTGAATTGGTAGCTTCATATCCGGTAAGCCCATTTGTGCAATAATAGCACCATCAACAAACTCCACCATTGAGTGAATGATACTCTGTGGATGTACCACTACTTCAATTTGCTTATATTCTACATCATATAACCACTTCGCTTCAATAACTTCCAACCCTTTATTAGCTAAAGTCGCTGAATCTACCGTTATTTTTTGCCCCATACTCCAATTAGGATGTTTTAAGCACTGTTCTAACGTTACATTTTTTAGTTCTGCTACGGTCTTTCCCCGAAACGGTCCACCAGAAGCAGTTAAGATAATTTTTTCAATCTTTGATGATTCTTCACCTTGCAAACATTGAAAAATTGCGCTATGTTCACTATCTACGGGCAAAATTTTTACATTATTTTCTTTAGCTAAATTCATTACTAATTCGCCGGCAGCCACCAAAGTTTCTTTATTCGCTAAAGCAATATCTTTTTTAGCTTTAATCGCTGCAATCGTTGGCTTTAGTCCGGCAAACCCCACTAATGAAGTTACTACAATATCAGCCTTATCATACACTGCAGCTTGTATTAAACCTTCTTCGCCGGTTAAAATTTTTGTTGCTCCATTATATTTTTTCTTTAGCATATCACCGGCTACTTCATCAACAACTACTGCCAATTCCGGAGAATAACGATCAATTTGTTCTTCTAGTAATTTAATATTGCTATTAGCTACTAACGCTACAACAGTAAATTTATCCTTATTGCAACTTATCACTTCTAATGTTTGGCGCCCGATTGAACCGGTGCTGCCAAGTATTGAAATATATTTCATTTAAATAACCTCTTTAATACAAGTTTATATATTGAAGATAATAATATACTATCGGTATCACAATCATTGCACTATCAAAACGATCCAATACCCCGCCATGCCCCGGCAACAAAGTCCCTGAATCCTTTATCA from Negativicutes bacterium harbors:
- the ispG gene encoding flavodoxin-dependent (E)-4-hydroxy-3-methylbut-2-enyl-diphosphate synthase; this translates as MRKNTKVINVGSVKIGGNNPIVVQSMTNTKTYDINSTVKQIAALAEAGCDIVRVAVPKMEDAEALVAIKKQISLPLIADIHFDYRLALKALEAGVDGLRLNPGNIGKKEYVKAVVTAAKERNVPIRIGVNAGSLDQKILLKYGGITAEGMVESALEHIRILEENNFDNIKISLKAHDVPLTIAAYKLMADTVNYPLHLGITEAGTIKSGIIKSAVGIGALLAQGIGDTFRISLTGDPVEEVKVANEILKALDLREYGPVMISCPTCGRCNIDLAKIANEVETLLANIKKPIKVAVMGCVVNGPGEAKSADVGIAGGKGQGLVFRHGEIVRTVSEEQLVAELFKEINKIVNEE
- the rseP gene encoding RIP metalloprotease RseP; the encoded protein is MITIIATIFVFGLLVLFHELGHFTTAKLVGMRVDEFAIGFGPKIFSYKYGETTYSLRIIPLGGYNKIAGMDPEEEAGDRGYSNKPIWARLIVISAGSVMNFILPVILFFMIFMTAGVDTPSTDPILGNIMPDKPAAMAGLQPGDKIMKINNEEIKSWKNFVEVIQVNSGKILKVEYERGGQLNNASLIPELDSKSNHGIIGVTAGLNKYYPGVPESATMAVKHTAYIIGAMTEGLLQMFTGKASADVSGPIGVAKMTGEVAKLGLVPLLQFASFLSINLGIINLLPLPALDGGHIVTLLVEGIRRKPLSKKTIYYIQMAGFLLIISLMIFTTFNDIKNL
- a CDS encoding 1-deoxy-D-xylulose-5-phosphate reductoisomerase, which codes for MKYISILGSTGSIGRQTLEVISCNKDKFTVVALVANSNIKLLEEQIDRYSPELAVVVDEVAGDMLKKKYNGATKILTGEEGLIQAAVYDKADIVVTSLVGFAGLKPTIAAIKAKKDIALANKETLVAAGELVMNLAKENNVKILPVDSEHSAIFQCLQGEESSKIEKIILTASGGPFRGKTVAELKNVTLEQCLKHPNWSMGQKITVDSATLANKGLEVIEAKWLYDVEYKQIEVVVHPQSIIHSMVEFVDGAIIAQMGLPDMKLPIQYALTYPQREQADFPKFSFTQCKLLTFEQPDIDTFQALALAYQAGSTGKTMPCVFNAANEVAVNAFLNRKITFLDIPKVIKASMDKHNILEKYELDDLYQIDASTRVCAEEIIDNLNK